CTCGCATACGTGGGCGAAGAAGGCCTGGAAGGAATCTCCGACCAGGCCGTCTTCCCTGGACGTCCCATGGGGCCGCGTCACGCGGAGGGGGCTCGCGGAGTCGGGAGGGGTCGTGAAGACGCGGTCGATCTCGACGCCAACATGCTCTCCCAACACGTCGACCCGATTGCGGTAGACGGTGTTGAAGCCGAACAGCCCCACCATGCTCCGTCCCCCGGAGAATGTTGCGAGGACGGCGAATGCCGTGTCCACCTTGTCGATCCCGCCCCGCGTGAGGATACGACAGTCGACGGCGGTCGGCGCGTCCCGGAAGATCAGACGCCCGATGGATGCCGCGTACGGGCCGACATCCCACAGTGCCCCGCCGCCCAACGCGCGCCGGTAGCGAAAATTCGACTCGTCAAGGGGCGGGAACGAGAACGTGGCAGTGATGCGAGATGGGGCGCATCCGGCCTCTGCGAAGATGCGATGGACGCGTTGCATCTGGGGGTGGTAGCCGTACACGATGGCCTCCGCCAGGCACACGCGCTTCTTCGCGGCAAGATCGAGCATACGCTCCGCGGTGCGGAGCCCGAGAAAGGCGGGTTTGTCCACAACCACGTGCCGCCCAGAAGCGATGGCCGCCTCAGCCCACCGCTCGTGTTCTGAGTTCACCAGCGAGACGTACACGAGCGAAGCCGTGCTGCGGTCGAGGGCAGGGCGGAAATCATCGAATACCGTGCCCTCCGTCCAATCGCTGGCAACGCCAGTCTTCGCGCGACGCGTGGCCAGGTCGACTCGCTGCACTGCGGGCACCGCCTGCAACGCGGCCCGCACCCTACGCTGCACGATGCTGGAGAGGCCGAGAATCAAGACGTCCATCGAGCTAGGTGATGCTCAGACAGGCCAGCAAGCTCCGCGCCTCAACGTTGACGAGGCCCCAGCGCACCAGCTCGTTGAGCTGGCGCAACGTCACCCAGCAGTAGCGATCGCTCGGCACTGCCGCGAAGGTCGGATCGACTTCGACGACGCGGTACTCGTTCTCCGCGTGGTAAAAGCGCCCACCTTCCTCCGACTGCACGCACGAATACCGAATGGCCGACTGTGGCGCGTGAACCGCCTCTTCCATATAGGGCGGCCACGACGCCGGATCGTGGACGCTTCGCTCGCTCAGCACGCAGTGAACCGTCGCGCCCACGCTCACGATATCCGGATTGCCCGGCTCGACAACGCCCTGGACGAGGAAATGGAGCACGCCGCCGATCTCCTTCACGAGAAAAGCAACCATGCCCTTCTCGCGCGGCGACACGAGCGGCTGATCCCACGCGGACACCTCGCGGTTCTTCGCGCGCACCGTCACGCCGACGACCTCAAAGAAACGTGCACCCTCGTGGGAGATCGCTCGCTCGTGACGTGCCCAGCCTGGCATGTCCGCGAGGGGAATACGCTCGACGGACAACTGAACGCGGCATTTCACATCGGTGAGCCAGCTTTGGACCACGTGGTCCGCATTCGCCGGTCGCTCGCCGTGCGCCATGGATTGATAGAGGCGTGCCCCGAACGACCCTTTCTGGGGACCCCCGTCCCCTCCGCGTCCGAGCGCGCGATGGCCGGCGCGGTCGCGAAGCGGGATGCACGCGAGCACGGTGCGGGCATCCATGCTTACGAGGTTGGGGACCCGGAGGAGCTTCTTGATCTGGCCCAGGGTGAACCAGCGAAAGTCCTCCTCGACCGGCACGTCCTCGAGCACCTCGACGATGACGTTGCGGTTCCGCTTGCGCAGAAACGTCGATCCCTGCTCGAACTGAAGCTGATCGACGAGTGGAGTCGCCGCCGCGCGATCGAGAAAGTAATCGAGATACTTTGGCCTGGCCCCCTGGTGAACCTGCGTGTAGTTACTCCGAGTGGCCTGGAGCGTTGGAGTGAGCTGGACTCCGGCGGGATTTCCCGGCTCCAGCTTCGCCTGCATCAGAAAGAAGAGCTGGCCGTCTATCTGTTTGGCAATGATCCCGAGGATGCCGATCTCCGGCTGGTCGACGATCGGC
The sequence above is a segment of the Chloroflexota bacterium genome. Coding sequences within it:
- a CDS encoding Gfo/Idh/MocA family oxidoreductase — protein: MDVLILGLSSIVQRRVRAALQAVPAVQRVDLATRRAKTGVASDWTEGTVFDDFRPALDRSTASLVYVSLVNSEHERWAEAAIASGRHVVVDKPAFLGLRTAERMLDLAAKKRVCLAEAIVYGYHPQMQRVHRIFAEAGCAPSRITATFSFPPLDESNFRYRRALGGGALWDVGPYAASIGRLIFRDAPTAVDCRILTRGGIDKVDTAFAVLATFSGGRSMVGLFGFNTVYRNRVDVLGEHVGVEIDRVFTTPPDSASPLRVTRPHGTSREDGLVGDSFQAFFAHVCERIDRGSWNDLTGALAADARALQQLRDSSGAD
- a CDS encoding NDP-hexose 2,3-dehydratase family protein, giving the protein MISEDTCIEERFARSALTEDNPYQTTDDAMRWLNERGAENALLVERVPFTALREWSFESSTGDLVHRTGKFFRVHGIRIHVSEGTEERSWLQPIVDQPEIGILGIIAKQIDGQLFFLMQAKLEPGNPAGVQLTPTLQATRSNYTQVHQGARPKYLDYFLDRAAATPLVDQLQFEQGSTFLRKRNRNVIVEVLEDVPVEEDFRWFTLGQIKKLLRVPNLVSMDARTVLACIPLRDRAGHRALGRGGDGGPQKGSFGARLYQSMAHGERPANADHVVQSWLTDVKCRVQLSVERIPLADMPGWARHERAISHEGARFFEVVGVTVRAKNREVSAWDQPLVSPREKGMVAFLVKEIGGVLHFLVQGVVEPGNPDIVSVGATVHCVLSERSVHDPASWPPYMEEAVHAPQSAIRYSCVQSEEGGRFYHAENEYRVVEVDPTFAAVPSDRYCWVTLRQLNELVRWGLVNVEARSLLACLSIT